The bacterium genome contains a region encoding:
- a CDS encoding LptF/LptG family permease: protein MDLYKSKLERKNKRMKIITRYILKEHIAPFLYSVATIVFIFLLNIVFRDLGKLIGKGLSFTILMEFFSLNLAWIIALAVPMAVLIATLMAFGRLSADKEIAALKSSGVNLYRLVAPVLAASVILSALLVKFNDTVLPEFNHKVRMLYTDIARKKPTLTLEPNVFFDAVPGYSILVKKIEGKDRLLKNVIINNYNNRETNQTIIAETGKVTFAEKQDKIIFTLFNGEIHIVNKKNLESYRRISFPKWVLSISVPNMSLNRSKRGYRGDREKTVAMMKKDIIRNRAGLERREKGLEKHVENHLKNIFPEYLWPENDKTGKPEFIPQKHVSLRTIMYTARYVKTENLVINGFLKSISKHEVEIQKKYSIATACIVFVLLGASLGVMGRQGGLAVSAGFSIFFFLVHWAMLIGGEQLADRLYVSPFVAMWSPNILLGAAGIYLLIHTVKEVPIIQWSILNPFKKGQKK from the coding sequence ATGGATTTGTACAAATCAAAGCTTGAGCGGAAAAATAAAAGAATGAAGATAATTACCCGTTACATTTTAAAAGAACACATAGCTCCTTTTCTCTACAGTGTTGCAACAATAGTGTTTATCTTCCTTCTCAATATTGTATTCAGAGATCTCGGCAAGCTGATCGGCAAAGGGCTTTCATTTACTATTTTAATGGAATTCTTTTCGCTGAACCTTGCATGGATTATTGCTCTTGCAGTACCAATGGCTGTTCTTATTGCAACATTAATGGCTTTCGGCAGGCTCTCTGCAGATAAAGAAATTGCAGCGCTGAAATCAAGCGGAGTAAATCTGTACAGGCTTGTTGCACCGGTTCTTGCTGCGTCTGTGATTTTATCAGCATTGCTTGTCAAGTTTAATGATACTGTGCTTCCGGAATTTAATCATAAGGTTCGAATGCTCTACACTGATATTGCACGCAAGAAACCTACTCTTACACTTGAGCCGAATGTTTTTTTTGATGCTGTTCCCGGATATTCAATACTTGTAAAAAAAATTGAAGGTAAGGACAGGCTTTTAAAAAATGTCATTATAAACAATTATAATAATAGAGAAACCAATCAGACAATCATTGCAGAAACAGGCAAAGTAACTTTTGCCGAAAAACAGGATAAAATTATATTCACACTGTTCAACGGTGAAATTCACATAGTGAACAAAAAAAATCTTGAAAGCTACAGACGAATATCCTTTCCGAAATGGGTGTTATCAATATCAGTGCCGAATATGTCTCTTAACAGAAGTAAAAGAGGTTACAGGGGAGACAGGGAAAAGACCGTTGCAATGATGAAAAAAGACATAATTAGAAACAGGGCAGGTTTGGAACGGAGGGAAAAAGGCCTTGAAAAGCATGTAGAGAATCATCTAAAAAACATTTTCCCTGAATATCTATGGCCGGAAAATGATAAAACCGGCAAACCGGAATTTATTCCGCAGAAACATGTTAGCCTGAGGACTATCATGTACACTGCGCGATATGTAAAAACCGAAAATCTTGTTATAAACGGATTTCTCAAATCCATAAGCAAGCATGAGGTTGAAATTCAAAAAAAATACTCAATTGCAACTGCATGTATAGTTTTTGTTCTTCTCGGTGCATCCCTCGGTGTTATGGGAAGACAGGGAGGCCTTGCAGTTAGCGCAGGATTCAGTATCTTCTTTTTTCTGGTTCATTGGGCAATGCTTATTGGCGGCGAACAGCTTGCGGACAGGCTCTACGTCAGTCCGTTTGTTGCAATGTGGTCGCCCAACATTCTTCTCGGGGCAGCAGGAATATATCTGCTGATTCATACTGTAAAAGAAGTACCGATAATACAATGGAGTATATTAAACCCGTTCAAAAAAGGGCAGAAAAAATAA